From the Palaemon carinicauda isolate YSFRI2023 chromosome 4, ASM3689809v2, whole genome shotgun sequence genome, the window agctaccactcccctacccccccccccctataaagcgcgggggtaatacacccttgttaaattctaatggctcgccatttcagctgaactaaaaggtaaacccaatgtaaatagcgtggtttgtatttcggttacggaacaaatggaagATACTAAAAgaagtacacctctacaattaaaagaacTTCcgtactatatactccaaatccaatgcccacatcagatttggagccatcagtatatataaaagttgattccctatgttcttcgacatgttccataaaaaaagacctggcttctaattcagtcatgttcttttttataccaataaaatatttgcaaaaagatatttctggtaatttccatggaggggttggtgatatcctaaatgaAAAAACTCTATTTCTTACTATATCAAGGACTGTTCATTAATTGTTTACCTGAAAACCATAAGATTGAGGAAATTTTGGGTTTAATTCAAAATATCTGCAATGCATTACAAAGTTTGAAGTATGACAGACTAAAGATTTAGGAAGTCttagcaacctaaaccaataccaaacaatagaagactttcggtaaaggtctaaaggtaattctccagcatcagcaaggagacttgggatacgcgaagttctaaatgctcctgcaCGTGTTAGTGAGCACTGACGTCCGGGCGAGCGTTGGTGCGCGTGGGAGAGTACTGGCGGCGCACGAATGAGAGCTAGAGTGTGGACGAGAGCTGACTTGCGTGCGAAAACAAGTGGTGACGCGCGGGCGAGAGCTGGCGCACTGGCGAATGTTGGTGCGCACGCGCGTGGGCGAATGTTGATGCGCGCGGGTGCGTGTGACCTGGTGCGTGCACGTGGGAGAGATCcagcaagcaggagagcgctggcgcgtaggcaaCCCCTGACGCGTAGGCGAGCACTGGCGCGTAAAAGAGAGTTGGCGAGAGAGCacgggagagtgctggcgcgtgggCAAGatctggcgcgcaggagagatatggCGCGTATGCGTGGGTGAGCGATGGCGTGCGCGTAGGCGAGTGATGGCGCATGTGCACGAgggagtgatggcgcgtaggagagcactggtgcaggagaatgctggcgcgcaggagagcgctgacgcgcaggagagcgctggcacgtggGAGATCGTTGGCGCATAGGCATAGATTGCCGCTGCTGTCTAGGTTAgcgagcaggagaccgaagttgcgCGTGTGCGCGCAGTTTTGGTAGGCTCTGTTGTGCCGGTGATTGTTGGCACGCTGGTAGGcactgagggcgagcaggtgaaggagcacgccgaagcgttgtagagcgctgacgagcaggctggTGCTGACGGGatgctggtgagcgccagtgcaCTGCCAGGAGCTGGCGAGCTGAAGGGCGATGGCGCGCAGCCGCACACTtcggtagggcctcaagaggctgTACCGGGAATAAGAACGGTGATGGaagatcggcaggtcagctggcaggtagctcaggaaccgggatgtgccctttggaaaggcgaacatccaccgatggagatcacgaacgatctgcaaAGAGGTCTAGGACTGATGTCAGAGGACTAGTAGCAGGTCCAGGCACGGTCGAAGGTTGAGGGCCAAAAGACGACTGCAGCGGAGACTCCTCTGCGGGCAACGGCTGCGACGATGAAGCAGAAGTGCCGAAGAGGatccttttcaccgatggtgaagagagacctctaaggcgaagtggaggtTGAGCATTACGGCgaagacgccctctaggggccgtagGACCAGCAAGCTGACTGTGAGCCGCAGCAGTCCTCAGAAGAAGAGTCTctattagtgaactcccccgagggagagaaacactcgcaggagggACAGACGTCGGACTGAGTTTCCTCTCGAAGGATGATCAGAAACAAGGGAAATTAAgttggcagcaacagctggagagtctggaggagcaGGGGAGTCGGTCGAGATCACAGGCGACACCTCTGACAACACAACGTCGACAagagccagaggatctacctccgaaggcgacgatgactgctgcacactagcaccTCGGTGAATGAGTTGCAGCAatgagtccttggagggcggatcCGGGAGCCCCAAGGACGGATCCCAGGACCCCAAGGGCGGATCCGGGAGCCCCAAGGGTAACCAAACCTGAAATACAGAAGTCaatgacaaggcctcacccggggggagaggtggggctgcttcgctaggggaagccaCACCATCTCTCGAGGATCGGGGTTGGCTGATATTAAATTGGTCCACGCCACTACTCGGCGGTCTCTCGGAAAAGACTGAACAAGTAGGAGCAAAAACTGattaattaatggcagtccaataaaggCGAAGGTGCGGGTAGTTaacctcgctaaactttaatggctcgtcattccagctacgctgaaagtaatacccctaataaatagcgtggtttgtatttcagttacggaacaaaaataagtttataatactCACAAAGCATTCGGTACAAAATTTTCATCCGAGAGATTAGTTTCCATACTCATTTCGTGAAGACCAATAGGGCATGATGACACTTTAATGAACCCAactggggatgaaaactggcagaATTCTAAAGGAAGTTTGCAGATTTTTTTTGCAGCAGCCATGTTTTAGATAGCAACTTCACCTGATGAGagataaaattaatcaattaagaCAGTTAacaggtattattgtactgtattacagggcaatgtaacctagggaaaaaaactacaattttctataggaaaaaatgccgctctcttcgaaaatgacactcgttcccgtcgcaaatgaatagtttcagaaatatatatatatatatatatatatatatatatatatatatatatatatatatatatatatatatatatatatatatatgtatatatatatatatatatatatatatatatatatatatatatatcaattgtgtGAATTTCCATCTAAAAGTAGTTTCACTTTGTTTCTTTGCATGGTTGGAATAGTTTGCACCACACCTTTAAGGCTACATAAATAACCTACGAGAAATTGACAACACTTATCCtatcaataaaataaatgcaacactttaaaaaaagtatataaaataaaaaaaacactgccAATCGTCTCGTATAGGgaatattatgatatttttttctacatACTTTTGGCAGACTTGGCTTTCTTTCCTTCCGCTAAAGcaatgtttgtttacatttgaaTGTTTCTTGTTAAAAGAAAAGGTGATCTGAAGTAATCAGACTTGAGGTCCTATTTCTTATAAGATTTGATTAACAAAATTTGTCTTTAAATCCTGACTGACGGTACCAGAATAGAACGAAATTAATATGATGGTAGTAGTTTGATTATTAAATTACATGCTATGATAGAAGAGAATAAAATATGGATAACCTGTTTACTACTAAAATCATTTTCGATAAACAGGTTACGCTTGGTGAagtattatttctttaaaaacagagcTATATAACTAAGAAAATAGTCATAACTAGTGCTGCAATATCTGTATCTATTTAAACGTGGGCTTTATTATCTTTTTATcactttttaattttgaaaataattatcctAAACAGAGGCATAGTGATGAAGTAAAATAGTACAGTACTTTGTCGTTCATTTTGGTCGTCATGGTAACGTCAACAACTCTCTAGCTGAGATTTAACCAGTTGTTGGCATCGGTTGGCAGACAAGTGGTAAGTAACTTAGAATTATTAAGGTTATGAATAGCTTTTCTACAACAATATAATATGAAGAAAAACGGTTGATTATAACTTTCATATTAAAAGAGAAGGTTCGCAATAGAATAGCCTGAGGTAACCCAAAAGAAAATAGATGTTTATATCCAATGTGTTATAGAAGTTCCTTGAGAACATGGATGGGATGGTTATGTTAGCTTAATTATGTCGTTTTCGTCGATGTCTTCCtagaaacggagagagagagagagagagagagagagagagagagagagagagagagagagagagagagagagaggagagagagagagagagagagagagagagagagagcaaactgtcACAAGTTTATCCAATGGTAGGTTATGTAGGATGAAATTAGGATCATATCTTATCAAGCATTTCACAAAATTGATGAGAGGACGATTCATTTGCAGGGATGGTCTTACGATACTTCCAGAAATAGAgtactaaatggagagagagagagagagagagagagagagagagagagagagagagagagagagagagagagagagagagagagagagagagaggcaaagtgTCACATGTTATCTTatggtaatatataatataatatataggatGAAATTATGATCACATTTTCATCAAGCATTTCACAAAATGAGTGAGAGTATATGGCACATTTTCAAGGATGGTCATACGATATTTACAGAAATATAGTActgaatggggagagagagagagagcgagagagagagagagagagagagagagagagagagagagagagagagagaagagagagagagagattataccaaAAGAGTAGGACTAAAGTGAATAGTTTAGTACCAGTATGTTAGCAACGTTTTATTAGTTTAGTACCCAGTCTGTTAGCAACGTTTTATTCCTATAATTTTATGAAGAACTCATCATTTCTCAACCTTAGTTGTATTCGCTGTGGGTTGCAATCAATACTGatgatatatagaaatattcaattATTCTTTATCCATACCAAGGGGAAATAGATAGACAATGAATCTGCTCTACTATAACTATGGAAACTCCCTTTTAATGTGTTAAGTAAAAAAAAGGATTAATATTATCATGAAAGAAAAGACATTACACTAGAAGACATGTAACTTATACCGATAAAATTTAGTCACTGTACTCCATATtactaactaaaaacataaatagaTGTTATTAAATGGATAAATTGTGGATAATGGGTCACTCCTAAAGGGTATTGAAGGAAGAGTAgtacactattttttttctttcttttattctgaaCATGACCTTTATCAGTAATAATTTATTTGAACAAGCTTTACCTTTAAACTTTATAAGATATTTTCTAAATCATTCAAAAGCTCCCATTCTAATTTTCGTTGTTTCAGGAATTCTCTGGATCCGACGATTCaatgaagatgggtttattttccTCAACTTGGTTCTATTTGTCAATTTCTTTGAGTCACCGTGTGTATTGGCCTCCACATGGAGGCTTGTAAGCATGGTTAGGGACTGAAAAGGCACTAAGGACGCTACAAAACAACAGGGATATCCCATGTTGCGATtgatacttatatacagtatattacacacAACTCATACAGGGCTGCTTTTATAATCCTTAGAGGTTTCACGTATATTACGTTTAATTCTCTGGTTTACCTTTTCAAACTGATTTAGACATTGCACACCCCAGCctcaaaacctctttttttttatacataccaATCCCTCTTACATCTACATATTCTTTCCTGTTCACCGTGAAAAATTTGCGATCACTATTTACAAATTACGTTTTGCTACACATGTCCTCAACGCCATACAAATTTGCTTCCTTAACCTTTCAATCCTTTATTCTTACTTATGAAATTTATCTCTCATAATAAAAACCTTCTTTGCAAATTATTCATAGAAAACACTTGCTTCACAGTTTTTTTCCCCTGCCTAAATGCCCAGCCTTTCCCAGATGAGTGATTCTgtcatttcttttaatttctctgCCAAAACCCTGTCATACTTACTTCTAAGTATAATGATTAATGTCGCAATATGTCTCCACATATATCTAAAAACCTTCCCGCACCGTAGATAAACATCACCCACTCTCATGTGCTACACGAATGCGGCACCACATTATAATGGAGGGCATTTTCGTATTCAGATTTTTCATTGCCTCTCTTAGTTTGTCAATAGTAACTTCTACATGCACTCTCAAAGTTCCATGATTAGTCCGTTGACTTCATTTTGCATTTAACAAATACCCAGTTTCACGTGTTTAAttgacacacacgcacatatgcatacactcacacaaacacatatatatccacacacacaaacacataacatacgtgtgtgtgtgtatatatatatatatatatatatatatatatatatataaatatatacatatatatagcctatatatatgtatatatatatatatatatatatatatatatatatatatatatatatatatatatatatatatatatatatatatttgtatgtatatctatctatctatctatctatatatctatatctatatatatatatatatatatatatatatatatatatatatatatatctatatatatatatatatatttcttgtgtgACGAGAATAATTCAGCCTGAGAGGAATAATTATACCACACAATATCTTTATTTCGTCGGTCATTTGTATTGTACAGATTAAAGTGCATCGATAATGGTACCACTGTACGTATTTATAGATGTATAGTATAAATAATGATGGCTTAattaccagtatttttttttttcttctttttaaggcAGTGTCTCTGAAAGTCGAGAAGATAAGATGGGCGGTAAGAACggaggaaagaagaaagggaagaagaaagtcAAAAAGGATGAGGAAGACGAGAAACCCAAGGAAGAAATTTCTGAGTTGGACAAGGCGTATTACCTCAATCAAATTCAGGTAAATTTAGAAATCTATAGCATAATATTAATCGCATCTTTTATTCGATGATTTGTATAGCGTTCTGTACCATTTGTGAGGTTTCATAATTTCCAAATTCTGCCCAAACAATTTAATTTTTAGTTTGTAGAAGGTCCTGCCACGCAAAATAGAATTAGTTAATCTTTGCTAGTAACTAAAATGTATGACTATCCAATAGAACTTCATTAGCGAGATGTCCGTAATCGCCGCTACAGGAGtaattttacaaataatttaaaatagtatttttttttgttacttgaTCTCTGTAACTGATAAGTCGGTCTCTATGAATGGTTATTTATAATTACTACTTACACAGATAATTGAtagatattatgattttttttattcagtaaccAGACATGAGgacaaacacacgcgcacaaactattatatatgtatatatatatatatatatatatatatatatatatatatatatttatacatatatatatatatactatatatatatatataaataatatatatatatatatatatatatatatatatatatatgtatatatataatatatatatatataaatatatatatatatatatatatatatttatttatttatttatttatatacatataaatatatatatatatatatatatatatatatatatatatatatatatatacagagagagagagagagagaggagagagagagagagagagagagagagagagagagagagagagagagagagagagagagagagatacatatatagtaaaaaggcgaaggaaagtagatacttcagcatttggacaatttaaTTGCTTATACacctctaacgtctaaacctctcTGTTTTTTCATGTTTTAGTCTTGGATTTTGCCTTACTAGGGTGAGTTACTTGcttatccagtttttttttttttttttttttttttgtattccaggTTATTTATGTATTATCATTTCGatttccatatctattatgttttatgaattcttttattgttttcaagTTGTTTCTGTGTAtctgttctgattttgatattgttcatttcctatgtcattcatttaattttttgcttttgatgcatttggtttaatttcttatctttttagtatatttcattcatttcatcttttatgtatttcgatgttaaatacagttgttataattcttccctgtttaactgaatttcacTGATTTAACGTAAatatgtctattgatttatgttttatgttaatttttttagctcggatgatgggaaatgttcccgaaagcttagcaaataaattgttcaaatgctgaagtatctactttccttcgccTTTTTACTTAATCTCAAACTTTCTAGAATCGCAAATGccattcattatgtatatatatatatatatatagtatatatatatatatatatatatatatatgtatatgtatatatatatttacatatatatacagtatatatatacatatatatatatacatatatatatatatatatatatatatatatatatatatttacatatatatatatatatatatatatatatatatacatacatatatatatatatatatatatatatatatacatatatatacataaatatatattatatatatacatatatatataaatttatatatatttatatatatatatatatatatattcatatatatattcatatatatatacatatactgtatatatatatatatatatatatatatatatgtatatatatatatatatatatatatatatatatatatttatatatatacatatatatatatatatatttatatatatgtatatgtatatatattaatatatatatatatatatatatatatatatttatatatatgcatatatatttatatatatatatatataatatatatatatatatttatatatgtatatatatatatatatatatatatatatatatatacatatatatatacatacatatatatatatatatatatataatttatacatacatagacagtatatatatatatatatataatatatatatatatatacagtatatatatatttatatatatacatatatatgtatatatatatatatatatatatatatatatatatatatatatatgaacacgtaGCACGTTTGCACATGTATATCCATATACTCGcgcacaaataatatatatgtatatatatatatatatatatatatatatatatatgtatatatatacagtatatatatatatatatatatatatatacatatacatatatatgtgtatatatatataaattatatatatatatatatatatatatatatatatatatatatatatatatatatatatatatatatatatatatagtttgtgcgcGAGTGTaggtatacagtacatatgcacacGTGGCTATgtgcccctgtatatatatatatatatatatatatatatatatatatgtatatatatatatatatgtatgtatatatacatatatatatatatatatatatatatatatgtgtgtgtgtatatatatatatatatatatatatatatatatatatatatatatatataaatatatatatatatatatatatatatatatatatatatatatatatatatatagtatatgagtatgtatgaatgtgtgtagaaatcaccacAACCACGTCATAAGCATGAAATAAGTATAATAACCAcgaaattaaaagtaaaaagacTTTGTTGGAATtagtacttttttttataatagacATCACAATGAAGTTAAAAGCACACTGACATCGTATTTATAGAGGAAAGGGATTCCCTATGTGGCTAGTTTTTCATGATACCAGGTTAAAGAGAATATTACAGGATTACTGGAAAGCGGACCAATATTTAGCTTTGAATTATGTCCTTGAGTACAGGTAATTACAAAAAGATTCTACAATGTTTATTTGAGCAAAGCCACCGGTATGGATTACTGTGTTAGTCTCTGATCAACTGGTTCTATGACCTGGTTAACCCAATGAACTCCCAAAGCATTATGAAGGAACTCAATAATGACAGCCATGTTATGCTGTTCGGTCCTTACAGAAATGTCTTGAACATAAAATAACTTTCTGAACTATATGTCACATAATTGTCATTTCCAGACATATcctcaattaagttttttttttctctctcttttttttttaaaaatggtaTGACATCTAAAACATTCATGACATGGCAAACAATTTATGttattcattgcttcctttttttCTAACTGGGTGCTATAAACTATTTCCTCAGCTCTATCCATGCAGTTAAAAAAAAGCAACAATTGGTATAGCATAAATCAGTAGTAATTTCATAAATTTTGGTAAAATCATCTTCCATGTACTCAGGGTTGCAAATTCTTAGTGCGCTAAGGTATACACAGGAAAATGCGAAAGACCTTATGTTTTTAGTATGACCTAAATAGgaatgtatatatgataagtcgGGTTTCTAAATagggaaattttaaatttattgtcttGTCTGACCATTCAAACATCCAAGAACAGGATACTATTATAGTAAATTTCATGGATGGAATCAATTGATTAATAATGGCAACAAAACACTTATGgttaaaaatttcttttagaataccaagaacatcatcaacatagcGATATCGAAAAATTGGATAGTATCAGACTGGAGGCTAAGAAAGCACGAATACCTCATCAGAAATCAAAGAAGATTTATATGTAAGCTTTGCATGAACTCCTAAAGGGCATATTAGCAATAGAATGAGGGAACAGGTGAGACAGTGATTCGAATATACAAGAAGGAAACAGATCTTATTAAACAATTTAGAAGGATTTGAAGCAAAAAGAAGAGATAAAAATTGCTTTATTTCATTAGTAACAGAAAAGGCAATGGCTCCCTTTCTTTCTGCGAAAATATGGGTGGGACAGAGTCACTGTGAGAGATATGTATTCAAACCTCCTAGATACAGCCTAGCTGTAAGAATTAAATAAAAACGAATTTTGTCAAGAAGtaaagtaattagaaaaaaaaaacttgcaataaaGTAAATGGAAATATGTATTTTGAGAGACAGTGAATTATGAGAAAATTGGCGGTCCGTAAGTCTAACTTGAGTTTTGTTGATACGGTAGGCACAGACACACCCACTCCTTTGAATCATATCTTGAGTAGGGATTTCTGCTAGAAGTTTAATGAAGGTCAGAGAACCCATGCTGAACAAGTGGGTTTTAGATAGAATACTGAGCAAGGTTAAGGATAATTAGTGCTACATAGAAGACTAGAATCCAGACCGTATATAACCTACTGACATCTATGGGGTCAGGAGTGGAGCCATTACTTTTGCCGTATAAATCCTAATTTACATTGTCGGTGGGGTTGACGCCTCTGGAGTGCATTCACCCAACGAAAATTTGTTACCTAGGGCATATTATTAGGAGTTCTTATAAAAATTTGTACAGGAAATGGTGACGAAAACGGATGTGAACATTCTTTCCtgtcagatgtttaaaaaaaaaggaacttaTAGAAAATATTGTGAGTGTAGGTTAAGGAAAAGGACATTACTTAAAGGTGTGGTTGTTAGTTATTTATAGTTCTAGAAAGGAATTTCTCTGCTTCTAATATCTCAATGATTAGTTGGTGATTTAGCCAACATGTAAACTCCATTTCGTGTTCATGCCTATTCTATTCGTTTCTTTTCCTGCAAACATCTACTGTAGTCGTTGGAAACCAAAGTGAGGCGCTCCACTACAAGATGCCAGCAGCTAGACGACGCGGAGAGACATGCCAGAGCTCAGTATGATAAGCTGCAGCAAGATAAGACCGATATAATCAAGTTCTTGAAAGACAGGTAATCAGATGTTGCATTTCATCAGCAATTAAGAACTTCTTCATTGATGAAGTCATGTTTTAGTCACAAACATATTTGCATTCTCTATTATTTCACAAACAGTAGGCAATATAAGTCTATGCaaaagctatacacacacacacacacacacacacacacacacacacacacacacacacatatatatatatatatatatatatatatatatatatatatatatatatatatatatatatatacataacagtgGACGATAAAATTATGCAGATATCCTAGCACTTACGAAAAGAATAAATAAAGACAAAAACGCTGTATTTGAGTTGAAAATCTGGCAAGGATCGGTGAAGCACAAAAATTAGCTTTGTGTAAAAATTGATGAAGCGAAATTAGATATACAATGAGTCGGAAAATAATCAAAACCATAGTTTTTACCATTATTGAGGACGACAGTGATCCTGAAATATTAGTTTTGTTGATACAAATAATATTAGAATATCAAAATTTGCCACTTTTTCTGTACGAGAGGACGATCAAAAAATGAAAACCGAATTTTATGTAGAACTTATAAGGCATATGATCGAAACATCACAATATTCTAATTACAATTGGCGTTAAATTTATAAACAAATCTTAGTTTTAAcatcattcaataaaaaaaaataatcctacttTGGGCGCAcaaaaatattatatgaataattaGATTACCAAGAGATTAGTACATTTCCTAAATGGAGAAAATAAGATC encodes:
- the LOC137639570 gene encoding cilia- and flagella-associated protein 157-like, producing the protein MEACSVSESREDKMGGKNGGKKKGKKKVKKDEEDEKPKEEISELDKAYYLNQIQSLETKVRRSTTRCQQLDDAERHARAQYDKLQQDKTDIIKFLKDRLTARGDEVEELRSRLAGLVKAKQAEKDHYEVCLIIVSLTIYCETGWCLGLGSSG